In Scatophagus argus isolate fScaArg1 chromosome 14, fScaArg1.pri, whole genome shotgun sequence, the following proteins share a genomic window:
- the dynll2b gene encoding dynein, light chain, LC8-type 2b produces the protein MSDKKAVIKNADMSDEMQQDAVDCAMQAMEKYNIEKDIAAYVKKEFDKKYNPTWHCIVGRNFGSYVTHETKHFIYFYLGQVAILLFKSG, from the exons ATGTCTGACAAGAAGGCAGTGATAAAGAACGCAGACATGTCTGATGAAATGCAGCAGGATGCAGTGGACTGTGCCATGCAGGCCatggaaaaatacaacattgagAAGGATATTGCAGCCTATGTCAAAAAG GAGTTTGACAAAAAGTACAACCCCACGTGGCACTGCATTGTTGGGAGGAACTTCGGCAGCTACGTGACACACGAGACGAAGCATTTCATCTACTTCTACCTGGGCCAAGTTGCCATTCTGCTCTTCAAGTCGGGCTGA
- the LOC124070596 gene encoding major histocompatibility complex class I-related gene protein-like isoform X2 — protein MKGFILLLLLSQDALAVKHYLKYFLSGSSGLQNFPEFMAFSTVDDIQGGYCDSKGRRPEPRHDWTRKLTEDYPEHFEYYAQECIRYQPIYRAHIVMLKQQLNKTGGVHIFQRIHGCEWDEETGEVNAFNQFGYNGEDFIALDSKTMTWVAAKPQAVITKHKWNRDIIYIEAKRLYNAQICPERLKKYVEYLKSFLQKVVLPSVSLLQKSPSSPVSCHATGFYPDRAMMFWTKDGEEHHEGVDHGEILANHDGTFQMTVELNISGVTLEDWRRYDCVFHLSGVEDNIVTRLDKVVIRTNWDPKKHFCFGSSRSLWVCCWSCHWSCCRTAPPGTLHRRNLHLEKKQQWVHICKLFRSFIL, from the exons atgaagggCTTTATTTTGTTGCTGCTCCTAAGTCAGGATGCACTTGCTG TGAAGCACTACCTGAAGTATTTCCTCAGTGGATCGTCTGGACTCCAAAACTTCCCAGAGTTTATGGCTTTTTCGACAGTTGATGACATTCAGGGGGGTTACTGTGACAGCAAAGGAAGGAGACCAGAACCCAGACATGACTGGACTAGAAAATTAACAGAAGATTATCCTGAACACTTTGAATACTACGCACAGGAGTGTATACGCTACCAGCCCATCTACAGAGCCCACATTGTTATGTTAAAGCaacaactgaataaaactgGAG gtgttcACATTTTCCAGAGGATACACGGCTGTGAGTGGGATGAGGAGACTGGAGAGGTTAATGCTTTTAACCAGTTTGGTTATAATGGAGAAGATTTCATAGCTCTAGACTCAAAGACAATGACGTGGGTTGCTGCAAAACCTCAAGCTGTCATCACCAAACACAAGTGGAACAGAGACATCATTTACATTGAAGCAAAAAGGTTGTACAACGCACAGATTTGCCCTGAAAGGCTGAAGAAGTATGTAGAATATTTGAAGAGCTTTCTACAGAAAGTAG TGCTTCCATCGGTATCTCTTCTCCAAAAGAGtccctcctctccagtcagCTGCCATGCTACAGGTTTCTACCCTGACAGAGCAATGATGTTCTGGacaaaagatggagaggagcaTCACGAGGGAGTGGACCACGGAGAGATTCTCGCTAACCACGACGGGACCTTCCAGATGACTGTTGAGCTGAATATATCAGGGGTCACACTTGAAGACTGGCGGAGGTACGACTGTGTGTTTCACCTATCTGGTGTGGAGGACAACATTGTCACCAGACTGGACAAAGTGGTGATCAGAACCAACTGGG ATCctaaaaagcatttttgtttcGGTTCCAGTCGCTCCCTCTGGGTTTGCTGCTGGTCTTGTCATTGGTCCTGTTGTAGGACTGCTCCTCCTGGCACTCTTCACCGCAGGAATCTTCATctggaaaagaaacaacaatg GGTTCACATCTGCAAACT CTTCAGATCCTTCATTCTCTGA
- the LOC124070596 gene encoding major histocompatibility complex class I-related gene protein-like isoform X1 encodes MKGFILLLLLSQDALAVKHYLKYFLSGSSGLQNFPEFMAFSTVDDIQGGYCDSKGRRPEPRHDWTRKLTEDYPEHFEYYAQECIRYQPIYRAHIVMLKQQLNKTGGVHIFQRIHGCEWDEETGEVNAFNQFGYNGEDFIALDSKTMTWVAAKPQAVITKHKWNRDIIYIEAKRLYNAQICPERLKKYVEYLKSFLQKVVLPSVSLLQKSPSSPVSCHATGFYPDRAMMFWTKDGEEHHEGVDHGEILANHDGTFQMTVELNISGVTLEDWRRYDCVFHLSGVEDNIVTRLDKVVIRTNWVAPSGFAAGLVIGPVVGLLLLALFTAGIFIWKRNNNGFTSANSSDPSFSETSVKDTALN; translated from the exons atgaagggCTTTATTTTGTTGCTGCTCCTAAGTCAGGATGCACTTGCTG TGAAGCACTACCTGAAGTATTTCCTCAGTGGATCGTCTGGACTCCAAAACTTCCCAGAGTTTATGGCTTTTTCGACAGTTGATGACATTCAGGGGGGTTACTGTGACAGCAAAGGAAGGAGACCAGAACCCAGACATGACTGGACTAGAAAATTAACAGAAGATTATCCTGAACACTTTGAATACTACGCACAGGAGTGTATACGCTACCAGCCCATCTACAGAGCCCACATTGTTATGTTAAAGCaacaactgaataaaactgGAG gtgttcACATTTTCCAGAGGATACACGGCTGTGAGTGGGATGAGGAGACTGGAGAGGTTAATGCTTTTAACCAGTTTGGTTATAATGGAGAAGATTTCATAGCTCTAGACTCAAAGACAATGACGTGGGTTGCTGCAAAACCTCAAGCTGTCATCACCAAACACAAGTGGAACAGAGACATCATTTACATTGAAGCAAAAAGGTTGTACAACGCACAGATTTGCCCTGAAAGGCTGAAGAAGTATGTAGAATATTTGAAGAGCTTTCTACAGAAAGTAG TGCTTCCATCGGTATCTCTTCTCCAAAAGAGtccctcctctccagtcagCTGCCATGCTACAGGTTTCTACCCTGACAGAGCAATGATGTTCTGGacaaaagatggagaggagcaTCACGAGGGAGTGGACCACGGAGAGATTCTCGCTAACCACGACGGGACCTTCCAGATGACTGTTGAGCTGAATATATCAGGGGTCACACTTGAAGACTGGCGGAGGTACGACTGTGTGTTTCACCTATCTGGTGTGGAGGACAACATTGTCACCAGACTGGACAAAGTGGTGATCAGAACCAACTGGG TCGCTCCCTCTGGGTTTGCTGCTGGTCTTGTCATTGGTCCTGTTGTAGGACTGCTCCTCCTGGCACTCTTCACCGCAGGAATCTTCATctggaaaagaaacaacaatg GGTTCACATCTGCAAACT CTTCAGATCCTTCATTCTCTGAAACTTCAGTCAAAGATACAGCTCTTAACTGA